From the Engraulis encrasicolus isolate BLACKSEA-1 chromosome 18, IST_EnEncr_1.0, whole genome shotgun sequence genome, the window AGGGGGTCTCCTGACCCGTTAtgtttagggcctccaaaaccttagcagcggccctggaatcagctgaggggtttttttttgttttgtttttttgttttttttgaagaATCTTCAAGATTTTTACAGTGTATTGCAGAAAACATGTAGTGGCTCACTTGGGAATGGCagtggtttttaaaaataattataaaaacAGTAAAAATTAGATTTTGCCTCTCGAATGGCAGCCAGTGGCACAGACCCCCTAGATGTAGATGACAGTGGTGTTTCAGGGGGCAGATCATGAATGCAAACAGTTCCTCCAAGTTAGCCTTCTTTCCTCTGCCTTTGTTGTTAACTTGCCCAGCTTTATATTAAACATTTATGTAACATTTAAGCTACAAACACAAAATGAATCCTTGTGGTACGTGAAGAAATGTCTGTTTCTGAGATGGTTTGGCCAGTTTTAGTTTTTAGGTAGGTCACATGTTTTAAGTGATCGATGAATGTCAAATAAAAAGCAGactaggggcctatactacaaagctggtttaggataagttaaggttaagttaagaggtaaatcatctaatagaagagtctggagtctcTGTTTtctagaaaatgaggactccagtctcttctattagatgctttacctcttaacttaaccaggttggctcctgaaccagctttgtagtataggccccaagaTCTGAGTCACCTGCacagacagaggaaaggagaaatgGCTTGCGCATCATACGATCCCACGACCTCATCCTGAGGCTTAGAACCCATGGGTTTTGGGAATGGACACAGAGTACATAATCTACCATTCCATACAAGTTTAGCCAAACACTCCCTTTAGGTTCCTAGAGAATGATAAATGTCTTTTTTCTCAAATGTATATGTCCTCTTATTGATGTGTATGATGTGACAAAAGAGAATGGAAAGTATTTGCATTTTAAAGGTTTATGTGGTCTGCAGCAGCTTTTGATTTTTGTATTTGCACAAATGACTAAGTACATAGgtagtgttttttctttttttttcttttgttgaaTTCCAAGATGTTACTATCTGTGGTATGAAAAGCATAAATGCGCCCATGCATGGGTAGCCTATTGTATGACCCATTCAATGATATTTGTGTTTGCAGATACAGTGCAATGGCTATTTAAGGACTGCACTACGTTGTTATCAGGACTCCAAATTAACTGCAGCATGCTGgctaaatttcagtttggctggtggaaaagaccaactcaccagccattttgacccattagtgagtgtgtttggctagtaatattaacatctactactagtcattttggttggtggtgatgaaaattgttaatttagagtcctgattGTTTTGAAGATAACCAAGTGTTCGTATTTGAAGCTGTACTTGTTTCcatttcaaacaaaacaaaataaccgaCAGGGTGGTGATCAACCCTCCTCTCCATGGCAGCTATTTTTATATGACAATACACAGAGGCCAGTTTTCAGATATACACCTTCACATTGACCTAGTCATGTTTTTCCAAAGTGACAAAGGCTTTCAATAACATAACatgacacacacaggagcagagttgtacaaagtagaagtactttaacatgtgtaattacaacactggtagtATGATATAGCAAAGATgaaagaaaccatgtaatatcacaccacaggtgttgtaattacatctgcaagagtacttctacttctacatcCCATTCTACTTCCCACATTTAGTATACAGCCATGTAAATCCTCTCTTTAATCTTAACCGCAAAAGGGCTCAGTTGTCATACAACAGTGTATTGCCGGCATTACATTCTACTTGCATCGCTTCATCTGTAATCTTTTTATACTTTAATACTCTTATCCAAAGCAGCCTGCAGATATAGCTCTCCTTTTTTGCCATGATGTGGCATATTGCCTGCAGTACCATGTTGGAAACTGGGCTCAGATTTAATGCACAACTGAATTATGTCTTTGAAGTGAGCCCATTGCGATATGCAGTGTTACTTTGAAATGAAATGTCATCTGTTCAAGACGGCCAGgtttctgtgttgttttttttgcctgcAATTAATTCAGTTAACTCAACGAGCTTCAATATTCAGGACatgtagagctgtgtgtgtttttgtctttttcttaaaATGATCAGCGACTATTCAGAGTAATATGCTTTTCTAAAGGTGTGTTATTGATGCATAGGCTATTTCTCGGTTAAACTGTATCTTTGGAACAACAGCGTCTCGCAGACAACACAATAAACAGGCGGTCTGATCACGTGTCAAGTGCTGGAATTCTTTTCTGAACTATCTGTCTCTCATGATCAGACGATTGTCTGAAACGTTTGCTTGTTAACCTTGTGGTCATTAAAGCCTTACTTCGTCTGGTGTGAAAATATCAACAGAAATCACTCAATGTGTCTAACGGGTCGTTCAAATACAACATTTGGTCTTTAAATGTCTTGACCAGTCAGCATTCTGGCCGCCAAACATAAAGTTGGTAGCCTATTATTGTTAGGCTCAATAGTCTAACAATTAAAATAAATGAGCTATGCGTTTTGCCGAGTTTTCAAGTCCATTTGCAAATGTCATTGTTGTTTGActagcctattaggcctactcTTTGCCAAATAGCATAGTGACTCGCCAGACAGCCATAGGCCCTACGTTGATTCGTGTGGCCCTTGGTGGATTCCCTGTGGAGTAGGCTATGCAAATCATTATTTGGTCAGCTAAAGTGTAGACAACTCGACTTAAGCAGTTGGGTCAGCAACTAAGTGTGAAACAATGTACGTTACAAATGAAGTATTAGAAATAATTTACATTCTCGCATCACCCCCAAAgtcctaggcctaggcctactcaatGAGGAAATAATAGCGtttcaaaatgaaaaataatttatttaaaaaCATAGTGAAATATGTCTCAAATTCATACTATTTACAGGTCAAAAATATACTCTGAGTATCAGATATTTCCTTGTGGCCCCATTGGGTTTACAAAATGCACTCCTCTGACACGAATCTTCTTTATTTACAATGTTCAAGTGCTTTAGGATAAAGAAGTCCCCTGGCGGAATAATTCGTCTTCTGCCGTCCACCATAAAAGTACTTAAGGTTAGTCATAGTTCAAACGTCTCCACTTCAGACTACAGAGATGTTGTCCATTGCGCAGCCACACTTCTCCACGATCATATTAGGGAATTCTGCCACTTCGATCTCTGTGTAGTCGCCCTTTTTCACCAGGTACATCATTGGCAGAGGCGCGCTCTCCACCACGGCGCATTTCCTCTCTCCGTAACCGTAGTTGCGCTTCGGCTGTTTGCACGCGCCAGTGCACCGGAATGCCTGGTACCCTGCTGGTTCGATGACCCAGTACTGGGTCCACGTGAGGGCTCGGAAGTCAATGAAGTACTTTTCACGACAACAGGTTGGCTTGTCGGTGTTGGCTTCGCAGTCGCCACTTGCCCTGTAGTGCACAAGAGGAGacgtgttaaaaaaaaatgcgACAGTCACAGACTACAACACGTTGACACTGCAGGAGTTACACTTTGCAGCTATGTCATAATTGGGCTTAGTGTAAATCGTGCCTTACCCAAATTCATCAAGGTTGAGTGTGTAGAGGACAAGCTCCGGTCGCACCATGGCGTTCTCGCTGGGGTCCTGAGTGGTAAAATGGACACCCTTTGCCATCTCCGCCGCGTAGCTGCCGGGTCTCTCGCCCTCTATCCACACCTCCAGGTGCATTGGGGTCTTCTGTTGCCTTTTCGACCAATAGTGCACAGCCTGAGTCACATCAAAGCTAATCCAGCCAGTCTCGTGGATGGGGATCAACCTGGTGAGATAATGAAAATGATTAATGATATGCATTTCAAAAAATAGCCTACACTTAAAACAGCCAATACGCAAATTGCGCACGGCGACAGTCAGGAAGCGTCTGCAACTCTTACCTTGAATCCACAACTGACGTTCTGTTGGAGCCGTTTTCCAGGACATCCACCCAATAGATGCTGACCCTGGCATTGTTTACTGGCCTGTGGTGCTTCCTTTCAGGCGTGTAACGTTTTCTTGGAACTGTTTTGTAGAGTTTGAGTTCGGCCATGGTGACCTCGCTGTTCTCTGGTATCCTTGCCTCCATGTCAAAGACTATCCGCTGACGAGTGGCATCGGAGTAAACGAAGTCACCTGAGATGTCTGAGAGAAAAGACACAGCGAAGCAAAATGTTAAGTCTTGCAAAGTTGCACGTAATATCCTGCGGTGTGGGTAGGGTATAGAATATACAGAGATGCTAGAATAGGCTCATTGCGCAGCTCCCCGAAGCGCAACAGAGCCTGCGCCTTGAACTATTCCCATTATGTACATTATATGGTCACTTAATACGCAACGAGGACATATTGGAGAGAAGCAGGTAAGTATGTTACAGAAGAGTATTTACCTGCATTCCCATGAATTCCTCTCAGGATTCCAGCAAGGCTTGGTAGCGCACGGCGCCGTCTCTTGTTGTGCAGTTTGAGCATGGAGAGGTACTTGTTCTTGATATGCGCTGGGATAACCAGGTTCTCCAAATCCCTCTTCTGGATCCTTGGCACCTCGTCGAGCCCCAGCTTCTGCAGCATCGCGTCCTTCATGTCCTCATGGGTGAAGCCCTCCACGATAACCAGAAGCGCGACGCACAGAGCGCACGATACCTGAAGAATTGCCATTGTGCTTTCCCTTGAGtccttgagagagagaaagagagacgtgtAGAGTTGTGTCTTGTGGTATCCGATTCTGACAGTGTGACTCTGACGGTCGTTCAGCCAGTGCTTATATGCTCGCTACGCCCTACTCGTTCACACGTTGGCAGGGGGGCGGTTACCAACATCAGAGTGCATGTGCAACATGAAAGCCTTGTTTCACGGGCACATTAAGGCTGAATGCAGCAGTACAACCTACAGAATGATTATCATATCGATTTTCTctgtaatgacaataaataatccTCAAGAAATATCAAAGGATTTCCATGTCTACTAAAGAATAGGATGTGAAAATGTGTCATCCTTAAGATGATAGATTCAAACTTTGCTTTTAAAGTACAGTTCCTTTCCGCCCATGAAAGGACATGATTTATAAAGAATCATTTGCAATAATACAGAGCAATTGCTGACATTAATTTGTAAAGTTGAAAGTTGGCAATTCATTTTAAGTACCTTCCTCATCTGATGTAGGACTATGTacggtataggcctatatagccaGTTAACCAGATGATCCATAACTCTATATGGATTTACTATTGTAAACTTTATTGTCAACTCTtttgtattactattattttataATTATTTTGTGAGAAAAGCCATTTCATTTTAAAACCTGACTCAGACACAGATATTTGAACAAGTGGTTCACGACAGCCGCTTCACataagctctcctctcctctcctctcctctcctgtctagcttgcatgtgtgtgtgtgtgacacccttGTCCTCTTTGTGTACATTCCCCTGCGTGCTTTAAGTCTAGTCCTGTCTGGCAAGGCTCTGTCAGACAGCTGAgtcctgagagagaggggggtggggggcacaagCATGCCACTATAAGGACCAGActgtacagttgtgtgtgtgtgtgtgtgtgtgtgtgtgcgtgcgtgcgtgcgtgtgtctgtgtgtgtgtgtgtgtgtgttggggggcagaCTGTCAGTCATCCACCTCTGCAACAAGcatgaggggagggagggggggggggggggggatggggcaaGGTTTAAGGGTGCATTAAGGTTGGGGGGTGGGATACACGTATTTGTGTATGCAAcgattttttgtattattattcgtATGGGGAGGAGCAGTGGAGGTTGATAAAGCGCTGGGCAGATACATGGGGACATGGGGATTAAATGTTTATTGGCAATTCCGCCTCCCGGTGAGAGACCCCCCATACCCACCCACAGATTAAAATTATTAGCCAAACAGACAGTTAATCCAGGAGCCTGGTTTGGGCCAGCGGGGATGTGGATTGGGGAGCCTCTTCACAGCCTGGTGATT encodes:
- the lft1 gene encoding lefty1, whose translation is MKSFLGSSRGTVSTLLPVSATAEGLKKDSRESTMAILQVSCALCVALLVIVEGFTHEDMKDAMLQKLGLDEVPRIQKRDLENLVIPAHIKNKYLSMLKLHNKRRRRALPSLAGILRGIHGNADISGDFVYSDATRQRIVFDMEARIPENSEVTMAELKLYKTVPRKRYTPERKHHRPVNNARVSIYWVDVLENGSNRTSVVDSRLIPIHETGWISFDVTQAVHYWSKRQQKTPMHLEVWIEGERPGSYAAEMAKGVHFTTQDPSENAMVRPELVLYTLNLDEFGASGDCEANTDKPTCCREKYFIDFRALTWTQYWVIEPAGYQAFRCTGACKQPKRNYGYGERKCAVVESAPLPMMYLVKKGDYTEIEVAEFPNMIVEKCGCAMDNISVV